aaatcgcactgcacggaccggtggccggagtacaggccaccggaagatccggatttttggaaaaaaaagtgtcagatttatccaattgtgaactgatatgctttcttctaccatgcaaaacaatcctagaataatatcaAATActataggacccatcggaaccggttccgccgatctacggtggccacatccggaactgcattaggaaacagtgttaaccagtcatgcgacgtatcaaacttcttgattttggttggggacatgagttatacactcctcttttaaaaacatgaagtttgatatgtcgcaagagtggtttcaggaatttgcccaatatgatcttcggatgtggccaccggagaacctgggaaccggtcaccggaggcaaaaatacattttaaggatactcttcatccaaaatcaagaattttgacacgtcgcatgactagtttacgctgtttcctaatgcggttccggatgtggccaccggagatcggtggaaccggttccgatgggtcacatggtatttaatattattctaggattgttttgcatgactattcatggtagaagaaagcatatcagttcacaattggataaatctgacactttttccaaaaatccggatcttccggtggcctgtactccagccaccggtccgtgcagtgcgatttttcatcggattattgttcttggtgcaaaaacgaagcttttggtgtatagcaatcgatggtttgcgcgaaatcatgttgtggtaattttttgggcccttttttcccactgtgcaatgatggctgctgtccatacaaaagtggtacttaaatattgaaacagctgtaacttttgaatacattttttgatcaaaggcaaagttgtaggtattgttgaggactattgagaaaaaaataggtacacgaaaaaaaatgcagattttttaatcaacttttttcacaaaaactcaatttcccaaaataggtatttattgattttcgagatttgtttatatgttttaggggacaaaaaaaccgcaacttttgagccatagaggaacatgcacacaaagaaaaattactctaaatttaaaaagatcgttcgctggattaaaagttcgcgttggtgaatattcgtagaaagttcaaacttttcaatttaaaagttggaaagtttttgatactaccatgcatttatggaacaaaatcgttgtattggtaaaagtattttacttttgattggaaaagaaacctttaATGGCAAGAATACACAACATTTAGCTCTACAgcgataatttcagaaaaatgtgcttggtgttttagatttatttaaaaaaaattaaacagtatgttagaaaaacacttttttgtatttaacgcttcCGGTCACTTCCGAATACCCCAGGCTGGACGGTTCCGGATGGAGGCTTCGACGCGCGATAGCAGTGTAACACGATGGTCACGTTTCCGGCCTCAATCAGGACagtcttggaggagttggccattgattcgggaagggtggtcgacgtttcccggctggaaagtaaagtgcctgaacggggagttcccgatcctggaagcgcatccggaagattgggttgatgaggccctcggaacggaattcgatttcgagcacttcatcctccttcgagaatgacacagattttttcgGCACGCTGTCTAGGGTTCATTCGGCTggagctgcgccgtcgcgagatGAGCATTTGTGGGCGGTTTTttgctaaaagagatggaagTAAGTGAAGTTGGCAAGCCACTGTACACATTCTCATTACTCTCAGGTgttgtaaaccgccggcaccgagtgcaacatccgctcTGGCTACCTCCAATTATCCCGCTTCTCGAcgtcctcctcttcgtcggctccttctcctcaccgtaAAAATCACCTGtctcgtacttgtccaaaaaccggaagttaatcttcttcaacgcaatctcgttgtgcacgcaacgcttcggcagcgccatctcctcgatgatctcgcCCAGTCCTCACGCGAATTGACCTTCAACCACCAATCCTGGGCCACCACCACCCAATACAACAggtgcgaatccacattcctacctctcatcctacaaaaacaaacaaaatcaatcacaaaccccacaaaacacccaagcttccttcttacgcattccggccgtggaacagctgcagttcctgcaggaagctggccttgtccttttcgagcactcgacctcgtcccgctcctgcaccaccctccttcgaaggcgttccgctgctgctgatTGGCTCACGATGGTTTCCGCGTCCGAGTCCTGGCTGCTGCCGCGgtcggctttgctttgcgtcctagactcaccagcaccaccggacccaccaaagtgtttgtttacatttgcgacttaggcgtacacggttacacgagaacgtcaaaatgaaagaaattttacagtcgaattaaaagtaaaaacttttaaatcagtgagcaatgagattttcaaaaactgtagcagtaaaagttttcattttcaaaacaagaaaaaaacttttaatgtagcaaaatttaacaactttttaattcaaaagtaagttacttttgtcattacggtaatatttttttgtgtgtgggtaaaaaattttacattgagttatgattttttgaaaaaatagtgatttaaaaaaaacgaaatttcatgcaaaaacaaatttgacttaattttttaatgtaaaatattccaatcgaaaagtactttacagatgttTTTACGTTTTGTTGAtccaaatatgccttatttttctgcgtggatGCAAAGCCGCTGTATCCGGGGAATTTGTCCTCGAAAACCGTGCGGCGAATCGACGTCGTTGTCGGCTTCACTTATATAAGTGAATATGCAAAAAATTACTtggtattttcagttttttgctttacatttatttactttaACTCTGACGAATATAATACATAGGATAAGTTTAAGAAAACAGGTAAATTGACtgctttttgattgaaattattgattttttgctAAATACTTTATTAACACATCAAGTATTGTGAAATTTCCACATTAATTTAAAAGCTGAAGCTATAAAGCGCACTAAGAAACTATACTTAACGACAACATGATAACCACTAAGTCTCATTCCAAAATCCGATCGCACGCCTGCAGCAAACCAACTTTGAACTGCTTCTTACGCTCCGCACTCATCTGCCGCACGTTCGGCAAAACGCTCAGCAGGAACATGGCGTCCTCGTTCCGTGCATCGACGGAAATAAGTCGGCCGGTTCCGCTCGATTTTTTGTTCTCCGCCGTCGTCGTAGCCAAGCTTTCTTCGTCGGACTCGTCATCACTTATAGCTATGGTCTCCCGATGACCTCCACCGTTGGCTTTCATTCTTTTAGCCAAGAGGCTTTTGAGCTGCTCCACTGGTCTTTTCTTGCATCCGATGTTGGGCTTCAGAAATTCCATTGCATTGGCCAGGTAGAAGTACGGTGGTTTCGTTCCGGGTTGGTTGCACTCGCGCAAATATTTGGCGTGACAGTCCATCAGATAACGCCATCTCGTCTGGTAAACCACGGCGGGACCTGAAAAAGTTGTATgttttattgaacaaaaaacgaaaaaaaaaacaaattcacacTTACGGCCCTCATCCATGTCAAATGCGATTTGCGTCCATGCGTCGCTGTTCGTTCTCTCGCAGCGATACTGGACATTTTTGACGTCCCACAGGTTCGGGTAGCTCTGGACCAGCGCCGACAGCTGGAAGTCCGAGTCCTCCTCGGTGAAGCCCGATACGGCGGGAGCGGAAGTGCTCGCCTCCGACAACATTCTGCGAGTTTTGTCGGCGTGAAATTTGGAGTTTTGAGTCAGTCATGTTGGTGTTTGTTACGAATGAGGAGGCGGAAGGGCAAGAGGAACCAAAACATTACGTTGGTCCAAAATTCATTCACTGGCATTGAAATTGGATGAATAAATTAATTTGGTTTATTCGTCGTGTTTTGGTACCTATGTTGAAATTCACCGGTTTTCATAACTACCAAAATCTTTATCAAGGCATATCTTATGAGTAACTTCACTTagcttaataatttttaatacggACTTATGGGACCTTCACATGGATCGAATGACACCGATCCGGACAAAATTGGATCAGCCATCCCCGAGAAATCGgagtgacaatttttatttCTACGTTTGCTCTATActcgcacagacatttgcttagAACTAGGCTTAGAATATGATTCTGAGTTGatgtttagagttttttttaaaggtcctatttagatttttaagcgaagatggcgttacgattGATGCGCgctcgaaatgtcaaaatcacgcagtggtaccaacagtACAAAATAACGAGCATTCGAATTTGCGGACATTCGAAGTAGcgaaattcgaattaacgaatccgttctgtattgtgtttcatatgtttataggacctattcaaaaaatacTCTTGATTTGTATTACCTACTTGAAGACTGATCTAGGCTTTCCTCActgcacccttaccaaaaatcatgattatttgagttccaaatcccacttttcatacgaatttttcagttcaacccatataaccatttttatggttgtagtacctgaactcaaaaaatcgtatgaaaagtgggatttggaactcaaaaaatcatgatttttggtaagggtgtgagAAAGGCAAATTGGTTCTCTGAAATTTGGACCACTCTAGAGGTAGTGCATTTCTCTTTAAGATTACTTTCGTAACAATCTTCAATGATTGTTATTCTCATGTTTGTATCGTTTGTATCAAGCTCgaacaacgactcaaaacaaaacAGTTATTGACGCACTATCATTTGCAAAGGGCGCATCTTTTATTTACAATTCGCTTCCAAATAAAAACAACGCCGCAATCAACTCGATTTGCAGCAATTTTAATTCTCTAGTTTATTTTAAGCTAAAAATGGTACAAGGCAACAAAAACTTCAACGTGCGACTCATCGCCCTGGTCAAAGCCCATCCCATAATTTGGAACCGG
This is a stretch of genomic DNA from Culex pipiens pallens isolate TS chromosome 1, TS_CPP_V2, whole genome shotgun sequence. It encodes these proteins:
- the LOC128092439 gene encoding uncharacterized protein LOC128092439, whose amino-acid sequence is MALPKRCVHNEIALKKINFRFLDKYETGDFYGEEKEPTKRRTSRSGIIGGSQSGCCTRCRRFTTPETKNRPQMLISRRRSSSRMNPRQRAEKICVILEGG
- the LOC120416424 gene encoding uncharacterized protein LOC120416424 encodes the protein MLSEASTSAPAVSGFTEEDSDFQLSALVQSYPNLWDVKNVQYRCERTNSDAWTQIAFDMDEGRPAVVYQTRWRYLMDCHAKYLRECNQPGTKPPYFYLANAMEFLKPNIGCKKRPVEQLKSLLAKRMKANGGGHRETIAISDDESDEESLATTTAENKKSSGTGRLISVDARNEDAMFLLSVLPNVRQMSAERKKQFKVGLLQACDRILE